The Nicotiana tabacum cultivar K326 chromosome 14, ASM71507v2, whole genome shotgun sequence genome contains a region encoding:
- the LOC107761281 gene encoding lysine histidine transporter 1 isoform X3 has translation MQPATMGTQTPNISNYYCSKSADERSAEERAIDAWLPVTSNRNAKWWYSAFHNVTAMVGAGVLGLPYAMAQLGWGPGVAVLVISWIITFYTLWQMVEMHEMVPGKRFDRYHELGQHAFGKKLGLWIIVPQQLIVEVGVDIVYMVTGGQSLQKFYDLVCKKDLGVSLAAAVMSLSYSTIAWGASVKKGVVPDVEYGYKAKSTAGTIFNFFSALGDVAFAYAGHNVVLEIQATIPSTPEKPSKGPMWKGVIVAYIIVAFCYFPVALIGYWMFGNQVKDNILKTLEKPTWLIAMANLFVVIHVIGSYQIYAMPVFDMIETVLVRKLKFKPSWMLRFVTRNIYVAFTMFVGITFPFFNGLLGFFGGFAFAPTTYFLPCIMWLAICKPKKFSLSWIINWICIILGVLLMVIAPIGGLRSIIMQAKGYKFYS, from the exons ATGCAACCTGCAACTATGGGAACGCAAACTCCAAATATTTCCAATTACTACTGCTCCAAGAGT GCTGATGAAAGATCTGCAGAAGAGAGGGCAATAGACGCATGGCTTCCTGTTACTTCAAACAGGAATGCGAAATGGTGGTATTCAGCTTTCCACAATGTTACTGCCATGGTCGGAGCTGGTGTCCTTGGTCTTCCTTATGCCATGGCACAACTTGGATG GGGACCAGGAGTAGCAGTGCTGGTGATTTCTTGGATTATAACATTTTACACATTATGGCAAATGGTTGAGATGCACGAAATGGTTCCTGGGAAACGTTTTGACAGATATCATGAACTTGGGCAGCATGCTTTTGGGAAAAAACTTGGGCTATGGATTATTGTGCCACAACAGTTGATTGTTGAAGTTGGAGTTGACATAGTTTATATGGTAACCGGAGGACAATCACTCCAGAAATTCTATGATCTAGTCTGTAAAAAAGATT TAGGTGTGTCTTTGGCTGCAGCTGTCATGTCCTTAAG TTACTCAACAATTGCTTGGGGAGCTTCAGTTAAGAAAGGTGTAGTACCAGATGTGGAATATGGATACAAGGCAAAGTCAACAGCAGGAACAATTTTCAACTTTTTCAGTGCATTGGGAGATGTTGCTTTTGCTTATGCTGGCCATAATGTGGTGTTAGAAATTCAAGCTACAATCCCTTCAACACCTGAAAAGCCTTCAAAAGGACCTATGTGGAAAGGAGTTATTGTTGCTTATATAATTGTTGCTTTCTGTTATTTCCCTGTTGCTCTTATTGGCTACTGGATGTTTGGGAATCAAGTGAAAGACAACATTCTTAAGACTTTGGAGAAACCTACCTGGCTCATTGCTATGGCTAACTTGTTTGTTGTTATTCATGTTATTGGGAGTTATCAG ATATATGCAATGCCAGTATTTGACATGATAGAAACAGTGCTTGTCAGAAAACTTAAGTTCAAGCCAAGCTGGATGTTGCGCTTTGTTACTAGGAACATTTATGTAG CTTTCACAATGTTTGTTGGCATTACCTTCCCTTTCTTCAATGGGCTGCTTGGATTCTTTGGAGGATTTGCTTTTGCCCCAACAACCTATTTT CTCCCTTGCATCATGTGGCTAGCAATCtgcaaaccaaagaaattcagtCTCTCTTGGATTATTAATTGG ATTTGCATTATTCTTGGAGTACTATTAATGGTTATAGCACCAATTGGTGGCCTAAGATCCATAATCATGCAAGCCAAGGGCTACAAATTTTACTCTTAA
- the LOC107761279 gene encoding uncharacterized protein LOC107761279 isoform X1: MPPTYLPLRWESTGDQWWYASPIDWAAANGHYDLVRELLRLDGNHLINLTSLRRIKLLESVWDDEEQFDDVAKCRSQVAKKLLLECENKKGKNSLLKAGYGGWLLYTAASAGDLDFVRESLEKDPLLVFGEGEYGVTDILYAAARSKSCDVFKVLFDFAVSPRFIARGGRGFEEQIGEIPSAYKWEMMNRAIHAAARGGNVKMLKELIADCSDDILAYRDIQGATLLHTAAGKGQVEVVKYLLKSSDIINSIDNQGNTALHVAASRGQLAVVEALIVASPSLVNSRNNAGDTFLHVAITGFQNPYFRRLDRQIDLMKQLVCGKFFDIEEIVNAENNDGRTALHLAIIGNIHSELVELLMTVPSININTRDKDGMTPLDILKQRPRSASSELLTRQLISAGGIFSHHDYSARIVVASHLKMLNISSSPGTSFRISDTEIFLYTGIEHAPEDSKKAELSNTSELSHRYMSPDSYCSRNDKKPGSADHAAEKLKRFFHWPKIKKRDTKKVKILVDQCSASNSDMAPVPLRERYSKTSSFSSHKRTLSASSNVPSPTAKKKFASGIVNGVMQAIPHLSLPRRSPRASSFSISSLSSRSSLDKQKSIVIETELAGPSCSNQVDGVSSDSTHKQSAGHKRSVNQYLCFGASGQPVKAGSSGMQPYELYERSVLSTA, from the exons ATGCCTCCGACGTATTTACCTCTTCGATGGGAGAGTACTGGGGACCAATGGTGGTATGCTTCCCCAATTGATTGGGCAGCTGCAAATGGTCACTATGATTTGGTGCGCGAGCTTCTTCGCCTAGATGGCAATCACCTTATCAACCTCACTTCACTGCGTAGGATAAAGCTACTCGAGTCTGTTTGGGATGATGAAGAACAATTCGATGATGTGGCTAAATGCCGGTCACAAGTTGCAAAGAAGTTGCTTCTTGAATGTGAGAACAAGAAAGGGAAAAACTCCCTCCTTAAAGCTGGATATGGTGGATGGCTTTTGTATACCGCTGCCTCTGCTGGAGACCTGGATTTTGTTCGAGAATCGCTCGAAAAAGACCCCCTTTTAGTCTTTGGAGAAGGAGAGTATGGTGTCACCGATATATTATATGCTGCTGCTAGGAGTAAAAGTTGTGATGTGTTTAAGGTTTTGTTTGATTTTGCTGTATCCCCGAGGTTTATAGCACGTGGTGGTAGAGGGTTTGAGGAACAAATTGGGGAGATTCCGTCTGCTTATAAGTGGGAGATGATGAATAGAGCTATTCATGCGGCTGCTAGAGGAGGCAATGTGAAGATGTTGAAGGAGCTTATTGCTGACTGTTCTGATGATATATTGGCTTACAGAGACATTCAAGGTGCAACTCTCTTACATACGGCTGCTGGCAAAGGCCAGGTCGAG GTTGTTAAATATCTCTTAAAAAGTTCTGATATTATCAACTCCATAGACAATCAAGGCAATACAGCATTACACGTGGCTGCTTCGAGGGGCCAATTAGCTGTTGTTGAAGCTCTCATCGTTGCTTCACCTTCATTGGTCAATTCAAGAAACAATGCCGGAGATACATTTCTTCATGTTGCCATTACTGGTTTCCAAAATCCTTATTTCCGTAGATTGGACCGTCAAATTGATCTCATGAAGCAATTAGTTTGTGGAAAATTTTTCGACATTGAAGAAATCGTCAACGCTGAAAACAATGACGGTAGAACTGCTCTTCATTTAGCTATCATTGGAAATATACATTCTGAACTTGTGGAATTACTTATGACCGTCCCCTCTATTAATATCAATACTCGTGATAAGGATGGAATGACACCACTTGATATCCTGAAGCAACGGCCACGTTCTGCTTCATCCGAGCTACTTACAAGACAGTTGATCTCTGCAGGGGGAATTTTTAGTCATCACGATTATTCTGCAAGGATTGTTGTTGCATCCCATTTGAAGATGCTAAACATAAGTAGCAGTCCCGGAACTTCTTTTAGAATCTCTGACACTGAAATATTCTTATACACAGGCATTGAACATGCACCAGAGGACAGTAAAAAGGCTGAGCTTAGCAATACAAGTGAGCTGAGTCATCGATACATGAGTCCTGATAGCTATTGTTCTCGAAATGACAAGAAACCTGGTTCGGCAGATCATGCAGCTGAAAAGCTGAAACGCTTTTTCCATTggccaaaaattaaaaaaagagatACTAAGAAGGTCAAGATATTAGTGGATCAATGTTCTGCAAGTAATTCGGACATGGCACCAGTCCCTCTTCGGGAAAGGTACTCAAAGACTTCATCATTCTCAAGTCACAAACGGACGCTCTCTGCTAGTAGTAACGTTCCAAGTCCAACAGCAAAGAAGAAGTTTGCTTCAGGGATAGTAAACGGTGTCATGCAAGCCATACCACATCTCAGCCTCCCTCGTAGATCACCTCGTGCTAGTTCATTCTCGATTTCATCATTGTCTTCACGCAGTTCTTTGGACAAACAAAAATCAATCGTGATTGAGACTGAGCTCGCTGGACCTTCTTGTTCTAATCAGGTAGACGGTGTATCATCAGACTCGACACACAAACAAAGCGCAGGACATAAAAGATCGGTGAACCAATATTTGTGTTTTGGTGCCTCGGGACAACCTGTTAAGGCGGGTTCAAGTGGGATGCAGCCGTATGAACTTTATGAGCGGTCTGTTCTATCCACAGCTTGA
- the LOC107761281 gene encoding lysine histidine transporter 1 isoform X2 — MASCYFKQECEMVVFSFPQCYCHGRSWCPWSSLCHGTTWMIPYNFRGPGVAVLVISWIITFYTLWQMVEMHEMVPGKRFDRYHELGQHAFGKKLGLWIIVPQQLIVEVGVDIVYMVTGGQSLQKFYDLVCKKDCKDIKLTYFIMIFASVHFVISHLPDFNSIVGVSLAAAVMSLSYSTIAWGASVKKGVVPDVEYGYKAKSTAGTIFNFFSALGDVAFAYAGHNVVLEIQATIPSTPEKPSKGPMWKGVIVAYIIVAFCYFPVALIGYWMFGNQVKDNILKTLEKPTWLIAMANLFVVIHVIGSYQIYAMPVFDMIETVLVRKLKFKPSWMLRFVTRNIYVAFTMFVGITFPFFNGLLGFFGGFAFAPTTYFLPCIMWLAICKPKKFSLSWIINWICIILGVLLMVIAPIGGLRSIIMQAKGYKFYS; from the exons ATGGCTTCCTGTTACTTCAAACAGGAATGCGAAATGGTGGTATTCAGCTTTCCACAATGTTACTGCCATGGTCGGAGCTGGTGTCCTTGGTCTTCCTTATGCCATGGCACAACTTGGATG atcccataTAATTTCAGGGGACCAGGAGTAGCAGTGCTGGTGATTTCTTGGATTATAACATTTTACACATTATGGCAAATGGTTGAGATGCACGAAATGGTTCCTGGGAAACGTTTTGACAGATATCATGAACTTGGGCAGCATGCTTTTGGGAAAAAACTTGGGCTATGGATTATTGTGCCACAACAGTTGATTGTTGAAGTTGGAGTTGACATAGTTTATATGGTAACCGGAGGACAATCACTCCAGAAATTCTATGATCTAGTCTGTAAAAAAGATTGTAAAGACATAAAACTTACCTACTTCATTATGATCTTTGCCTCTGTCCATTTTGTTATCTCTCATCTTCCTGATTTCAATTCCATAGTAGGTGTGTCTTTGGCTGCAGCTGTCATGTCCTTAAG TTACTCAACAATTGCTTGGGGAGCTTCAGTTAAGAAAGGTGTAGTACCAGATGTGGAATATGGATACAAGGCAAAGTCAACAGCAGGAACAATTTTCAACTTTTTCAGTGCATTGGGAGATGTTGCTTTTGCTTATGCTGGCCATAATGTGGTGTTAGAAATTCAAGCTACAATCCCTTCAACACCTGAAAAGCCTTCAAAAGGACCTATGTGGAAAGGAGTTATTGTTGCTTATATAATTGTTGCTTTCTGTTATTTCCCTGTTGCTCTTATTGGCTACTGGATGTTTGGGAATCAAGTGAAAGACAACATTCTTAAGACTTTGGAGAAACCTACCTGGCTCATTGCTATGGCTAACTTGTTTGTTGTTATTCATGTTATTGGGAGTTATCAG ATATATGCAATGCCAGTATTTGACATGATAGAAACAGTGCTTGTCAGAAAACTTAAGTTCAAGCCAAGCTGGATGTTGCGCTTTGTTACTAGGAACATTTATGTAG CTTTCACAATGTTTGTTGGCATTACCTTCCCTTTCTTCAATGGGCTGCTTGGATTCTTTGGAGGATTTGCTTTTGCCCCAACAACCTATTTT CTCCCTTGCATCATGTGGCTAGCAATCtgcaaaccaaagaaattcagtCTCTCTTGGATTATTAATTGG ATTTGCATTATTCTTGGAGTACTATTAATGGTTATAGCACCAATTGGTGGCCTAAGATCCATAATCATGCAAGCCAAGGGCTACAAATTTTACTCTTAA
- the LOC107761281 gene encoding lysine histidine transporter 1 isoform X1 translates to MQPATMGTQTPNISNYYCSKSADERSAEERAIDAWLPVTSNRNAKWWYSAFHNVTAMVGAGVLGLPYAMAQLGWGPGVAVLVISWIITFYTLWQMVEMHEMVPGKRFDRYHELGQHAFGKKLGLWIIVPQQLIVEVGVDIVYMVTGGQSLQKFYDLVCKKDCKDIKLTYFIMIFASVHFVISHLPDFNSIVGVSLAAAVMSLSYSTIAWGASVKKGVVPDVEYGYKAKSTAGTIFNFFSALGDVAFAYAGHNVVLEIQATIPSTPEKPSKGPMWKGVIVAYIIVAFCYFPVALIGYWMFGNQVKDNILKTLEKPTWLIAMANLFVVIHVIGSYQIYAMPVFDMIETVLVRKLKFKPSWMLRFVTRNIYVAFTMFVGITFPFFNGLLGFFGGFAFAPTTYFLPCIMWLAICKPKKFSLSWIINWICIILGVLLMVIAPIGGLRSIIMQAKGYKFYS, encoded by the exons ATGCAACCTGCAACTATGGGAACGCAAACTCCAAATATTTCCAATTACTACTGCTCCAAGAGT GCTGATGAAAGATCTGCAGAAGAGAGGGCAATAGACGCATGGCTTCCTGTTACTTCAAACAGGAATGCGAAATGGTGGTATTCAGCTTTCCACAATGTTACTGCCATGGTCGGAGCTGGTGTCCTTGGTCTTCCTTATGCCATGGCACAACTTGGATG GGGACCAGGAGTAGCAGTGCTGGTGATTTCTTGGATTATAACATTTTACACATTATGGCAAATGGTTGAGATGCACGAAATGGTTCCTGGGAAACGTTTTGACAGATATCATGAACTTGGGCAGCATGCTTTTGGGAAAAAACTTGGGCTATGGATTATTGTGCCACAACAGTTGATTGTTGAAGTTGGAGTTGACATAGTTTATATGGTAACCGGAGGACAATCACTCCAGAAATTCTATGATCTAGTCTGTAAAAAAGATTGTAAAGACATAAAACTTACCTACTTCATTATGATCTTTGCCTCTGTCCATTTTGTTATCTCTCATCTTCCTGATTTCAATTCCATAGTAGGTGTGTCTTTGGCTGCAGCTGTCATGTCCTTAAG TTACTCAACAATTGCTTGGGGAGCTTCAGTTAAGAAAGGTGTAGTACCAGATGTGGAATATGGATACAAGGCAAAGTCAACAGCAGGAACAATTTTCAACTTTTTCAGTGCATTGGGAGATGTTGCTTTTGCTTATGCTGGCCATAATGTGGTGTTAGAAATTCAAGCTACAATCCCTTCAACACCTGAAAAGCCTTCAAAAGGACCTATGTGGAAAGGAGTTATTGTTGCTTATATAATTGTTGCTTTCTGTTATTTCCCTGTTGCTCTTATTGGCTACTGGATGTTTGGGAATCAAGTGAAAGACAACATTCTTAAGACTTTGGAGAAACCTACCTGGCTCATTGCTATGGCTAACTTGTTTGTTGTTATTCATGTTATTGGGAGTTATCAG ATATATGCAATGCCAGTATTTGACATGATAGAAACAGTGCTTGTCAGAAAACTTAAGTTCAAGCCAAGCTGGATGTTGCGCTTTGTTACTAGGAACATTTATGTAG CTTTCACAATGTTTGTTGGCATTACCTTCCCTTTCTTCAATGGGCTGCTTGGATTCTTTGGAGGATTTGCTTTTGCCCCAACAACCTATTTT CTCCCTTGCATCATGTGGCTAGCAATCtgcaaaccaaagaaattcagtCTCTCTTGGATTATTAATTGG ATTTGCATTATTCTTGGAGTACTATTAATGGTTATAGCACCAATTGGTGGCCTAAGATCCATAATCATGCAAGCCAAGGGCTACAAATTTTACTCTTAA
- the LOC107761279 gene encoding uncharacterized protein LOC107761279 isoform X2, producing MPPTYLPLRWESTGDQWWYASPIDWAAANGHYDLVRELLRLDGNHLINLTSLRRIKLLESVWDDEEQFDDVAKCRSQVAKKLLLECENKKGKNSLLKAGYGGWLLYTAASAGDLDFVRESLEKDPLLVFGEGEYGVTDILYAAARSKSCDVFKVLFDFAVSPRFIARGGRGFEEQIGEIPSAYKWEMMNRAIHAAARGGNVKMLKELIADCSDDILAYRDIQGATLLHTAAGKGQVEVVKYLLKSSDIINSIDNQGNTALHVAASRGQLAVVEALIVASPSLVNSRNNAGDTFLHVAITGFQNPYFRRLDRQIDLMKQLVCGKFFDIEEIVNAENNDGIEHAPEDSKKAELSNTSELSHRYMSPDSYCSRNDKKPGSADHAAEKLKRFFHWPKIKKRDTKKVKILVDQCSASNSDMAPVPLRERYSKTSSFSSHKRTLSASSNVPSPTAKKKFASGIVNGVMQAIPHLSLPRRSPRASSFSISSLSSRSSLDKQKSIVIETELAGPSCSNQVDGVSSDSTHKQSAGHKRSVNQYLCFGASGQPVKAGSSGMQPYELYERSVLSTA from the exons ATGCCTCCGACGTATTTACCTCTTCGATGGGAGAGTACTGGGGACCAATGGTGGTATGCTTCCCCAATTGATTGGGCAGCTGCAAATGGTCACTATGATTTGGTGCGCGAGCTTCTTCGCCTAGATGGCAATCACCTTATCAACCTCACTTCACTGCGTAGGATAAAGCTACTCGAGTCTGTTTGGGATGATGAAGAACAATTCGATGATGTGGCTAAATGCCGGTCACAAGTTGCAAAGAAGTTGCTTCTTGAATGTGAGAACAAGAAAGGGAAAAACTCCCTCCTTAAAGCTGGATATGGTGGATGGCTTTTGTATACCGCTGCCTCTGCTGGAGACCTGGATTTTGTTCGAGAATCGCTCGAAAAAGACCCCCTTTTAGTCTTTGGAGAAGGAGAGTATGGTGTCACCGATATATTATATGCTGCTGCTAGGAGTAAAAGTTGTGATGTGTTTAAGGTTTTGTTTGATTTTGCTGTATCCCCGAGGTTTATAGCACGTGGTGGTAGAGGGTTTGAGGAACAAATTGGGGAGATTCCGTCTGCTTATAAGTGGGAGATGATGAATAGAGCTATTCATGCGGCTGCTAGAGGAGGCAATGTGAAGATGTTGAAGGAGCTTATTGCTGACTGTTCTGATGATATATTGGCTTACAGAGACATTCAAGGTGCAACTCTCTTACATACGGCTGCTGGCAAAGGCCAGGTCGAG GTTGTTAAATATCTCTTAAAAAGTTCTGATATTATCAACTCCATAGACAATCAAGGCAATACAGCATTACACGTGGCTGCTTCGAGGGGCCAATTAGCTGTTGTTGAAGCTCTCATCGTTGCTTCACCTTCATTGGTCAATTCAAGAAACAATGCCGGAGATACATTTCTTCATGTTGCCATTACTGGTTTCCAAAATCCTTATTTCCGTAGATTGGACCGTCAAATTGATCTCATGAAGCAATTAGTTTGTGGAAAATTTTTCGACATTGAAGAAATCGTCAACGCTGAAAACAATGACG GCATTGAACATGCACCAGAGGACAGTAAAAAGGCTGAGCTTAGCAATACAAGTGAGCTGAGTCATCGATACATGAGTCCTGATAGCTATTGTTCTCGAAATGACAAGAAACCTGGTTCGGCAGATCATGCAGCTGAAAAGCTGAAACGCTTTTTCCATTggccaaaaattaaaaaaagagatACTAAGAAGGTCAAGATATTAGTGGATCAATGTTCTGCAAGTAATTCGGACATGGCACCAGTCCCTCTTCGGGAAAGGTACTCAAAGACTTCATCATTCTCAAGTCACAAACGGACGCTCTCTGCTAGTAGTAACGTTCCAAGTCCAACAGCAAAGAAGAAGTTTGCTTCAGGGATAGTAAACGGTGTCATGCAAGCCATACCACATCTCAGCCTCCCTCGTAGATCACCTCGTGCTAGTTCATTCTCGATTTCATCATTGTCTTCACGCAGTTCTTTGGACAAACAAAAATCAATCGTGATTGAGACTGAGCTCGCTGGACCTTCTTGTTCTAATCAGGTAGACGGTGTATCATCAGACTCGACACACAAACAAAGCGCAGGACATAAAAGATCGGTGAACCAATATTTGTGTTTTGGTGCCTCGGGACAACCTGTTAAGGCGGGTTCAAGTGGGATGCAGCCGTATGAACTTTATGAGCGGTCTGTTCTATCCACAGCTTGA